In Rhipicephalus microplus isolate Deutch F79 chromosome 9, USDA_Rmic, whole genome shotgun sequence, one genomic interval encodes:
- the LOC142772288 gene encoding uncharacterized protein LOC142772288, whose protein sequence is MAKSKDETCAAECPKKCENQPMFLVDNMPVVEGRVLGQRARVLRDTGSNTTIVRREFVPDRCLTGKTARVMLLDGKAKELPEANIQIHTPYFVGDVSALCMTNPLYDLVLGNIPGVKGPQEPDTTWEYSDALFPESTGSSKIPACWEKSTLLSAVVRTQGKTESMMKIPLIGSLEVTRVQLTESQKDNPSLKSCFSKIGKEFHSNKDMTYHFSEEAGLLYRHYRLSTGRTFKQVVVPRTLRQHILKVAHEGIMAGQQGVRRTTDRILGDFYWPGMHEEIRGFVKSCDVCQRTTPKGKVGVAPLGNMPLIRTPFQRVAIDLIGPLSPRSDKGNRYVLTLIDFATRYPDAVALPSIDAVSIAEALLEIFSRVGLPREVVTDQGRSFTSELMKEVGRLLIVKFFRTTPYHAMANGLVEKFNGTLKAMLKRVCQEKPRSWDRYIAPLLFAYREVPQASLGFSPFELIYGRHVRGPLSVLRELWTNENIEDEVRTTYTYLVDLPNRLEHTCNLAHEELGKAREKQKLYYDRKTRHRRLRPGDKVLILLPTDTNKLLMQWKGPFKVAEAKNDVDYAIDLGQSIKVFHVNMLKKYEEREITSPHQVAAVNTTSATPGEEANSESNDSEDTIPSLSLCQTQTASDVKISPKLQTDQLQQVRQLCEEFADIFSDLPGKTQLVECSLDLVIEKPVHVPQYPISLALRENVEKEVQEMLRMGIIEKSKSPYHAPIVVVKKPDHTIRLCIDFRELNKTLVLDSEPIPRIDVFLALVGKQKFFSKFDFTKGYWQVPMTPDSREKTAFLSMSGLYHFKYMPFGIKTAPAIFARLMRRVLGDLPNVHYYFDDVVIATSTWHEHMETLRLVFERIRNANLTIKPSKCEIGERTITFLGHRIGEAKVEPMLKTLGKILAAKRPTSKKAVQSFLGLTGYYRQFIPNYAEISKPLTDLTKKGQHHVVSWGPTQEKAFTVLKDKLAASPILQAPDLSKPFVLRTDASSTSIGAVLLQNSGDDILHPVAYASRNLLPREARYSTIERECLALVWAVQKFHIYLCGKPFIIQCNHQPLRYLQSAKHVNNRVLRWSILMQEYSFTVEYIKGSDNVGADYLSRI, encoded by the coding sequence ATGGCCAAGTCCAAGGATGAGACATGCGCTGCTGAATGCCCCAAGAAGTGCGAGAACCAACCTATGTTCTTAGTCGACAacatgccagtggtcgaaggacGGGTGCTTGGACAACGCGCACGTGTCTTACGAGACACAGGGAGCAACACGACCATCGTCCGACGCGAGTTCGTGCCGGATCGATGCCTCACCGGGAAGACGGCAAGAGTTATGCTTTTGGATGGAAAGGCCAAGgaactaccggaagcaaacatacAGATACACACGCCCTACTTCGTTGGTGATGTAAGCGCTTTATGCATGACTAACCCTTTGTACGACCTCGTGCTCGGCAATATTCCAGGAGTAAAAGGACCACAGGAGCCAGATACTACCTGGGAGTACTCTGACGCCCTGTTCCCTGAATCAACTGGTTCGAGCAAAATCCCGGCATGCTGGGAAAAGTCAACCTTGCTTTCTGCCGTCGTCCGGACGCAGGGGAAGACGGAGAGTATGATGAAGATTCCGCTAATTGGTTCGCTAGAAGTGACCCGAGTGCAGCTAACTGAGAGCCAAAAAGACAACCCAAGTCTGAAGAGTTGCTTCAGCAAGATTGGGAAGGAGTTTCACTCCAATAAAGACATGACGTaccacttttctgaagaggcTGGTCTACTGTATCGACATTACCGCCTTTCTACGGGGAGGACCTTTAAGCAAGTAGTCGTGCCAAGGACACTTCGACAACACATTTTGAAGGTTGCACACGAGGGCATTATGGCTGGTCAACAAGGCGTGCGACGTACCACAGACCGTATCCTTGGAGATTTTTACTGGCCAGGTATGCATGAAGAAATCAGAGGGTTTGTCAAGTCGTGCGACGTCTGCCAGAGGACAACGCCGAAAGGGAAAGTCGGAGTCGCTCCGTTGGGCAACATGCCTCTCATACGGACACCATTCCAAAGAGTCGCCATTGACCTGATCGGACCGTTATCTCCTCGATCAGATAAGGGAAACCGATATGTGCTTACCCTCATTGACTTCGCTACTCGCTATCCTGACGCAGTAGCCCTACCCAGCATCGACGCTGTCAGTATTGCAGAAGCCCTCCTTGAAATATTTTCCCGAGTGGGCCTGCCTCGAGAAGTGGTTACCGATCAAGGTAGAAGTTTCACGTCGGAACTCATGAAAGAAGTGGGCCGACTACTAATTGTAAAGTTTTTTCGTACCACCCCATATCATGCCATGGCCAATGGATTGGTCGAAAAATTCAACGGTACGCTGAAGGCCATGCTCAAAAGGGTGTGTCAGGAGAAGCCGCGGTCATGGGATCGCTACATTGCTCCTCTtctcttcgcttatcgcgaagtaCCGCAAGCCAGCTTGGGCTTTTCACCATTTGAGTTAATCTACGGCAGACATGTGCGTGGACCTTTGAGTGTTTTAAGAGAGCTGTGGACGAACGAGAACATTGAGGATGAAGTGCGAACAACGTACACTTACCTTGTGGACCTTCCAAACCGACTCGAACACACCTGTAACCTCGCTCATGAAGAGCTTGGTAAAGCACGTGAAAAGCAAAAACTTTACTACGACCGTAAGACCCGCCACAGAAGGCTACGGCCCGGTGACAAGGTTTTAATTCTCCTTCCTACAGACACCAATAAGCTTCTCATGCAGTGGAAGGGCCCGTTTAAAGTTGCTGAAGCCAAGAATGATGTTGATTATGCAATTGACTTAGGGCAGAGCATCAAGGTATTTCACGTGAATATGCTGAAGAAGTATGAGGAAAGAGAAATAACGTCTCCTCATCAGGTGGCTGCAGTGAATACTACAAGTGCAACACCTGGGGAAGAGGCGAACAGTGAGAGCAACGACTCTGAGGATACCATCCCCTCTCTCAGTCTATGTCAAACACAAACGGCATCAGACGTCAAGATATCGCCCAAACTGCAGACAGACCAACTTCAACAAGTTCGACAATTGTGCGAAGAGTTTGCAGACATATTTTCGGACCTTCCCGGCAAGACACAACTTGTCGAATGCTCTCTTGACCTCGTCATCGAAAAGCCGGTTCACGTGCCTCAGTACCCAATTTCTCTAGCGCTGCGTGAGAACGTCGAAAAAGAGGTACAGGAGATGCTTCGAATGGGCATAATCGAGAAATCAAAGTCGCCATATCATGCGCCGATCGTTGTCGTCAAGAAGCCCGACCACACCATACGGTTGTGCATTGACTTTAGGGAGCTGAACAAGACCTTGGTTCTCGACAGTGAGCCAATTCCGAGAATTGATGTTTTTCTAGCTCTTGTGGGGAAACAGAAATTTTTCTCGAAATTCGATTTCACGAAGGGctattggcaagtgcccatgactCCAGACagtcgtgaaaagacggcatttttaAGCATGTCGGGGCTCTACCACTTCAAATACATGCCTTTTGGGATTAAGACTGCCCCAGCGATATTTGCACGCCTTATGAGGAGAGTTCTAGGTGATTTGCCGAATGTGCATTATTATTTTGACGATGTGGTCATCGCTACTAGCACATGGCATGAACACATGGAAACCTTACGACTTGTCTTCGAAAGAATCCGCAATGCAAACCTCACAATCAAACCGAGCAAGTGTGAGATCGGAGAGCGTACCATTACATTCCTCGGACATCGCATTGGCGAGGCGAAGGTAGAACCAATGCTGAAAACGCTGGGCAAGATCCTAGCCGCCAAGCGCCCCACGTCGAAGAAAGCTGTACAATCCTTTCTCGGTCTTACGGGCTATTACAGGCAGTTCATTCCGAACTACGCAGAGATTTCcaagcccttgactgaccttaccAAGAAAGGGCAACATCACGTCGTATCGTGGGGACCGACGCAAGAAAAAGCATTCACCGTGCTGAAAGACAAGCTCGCCGCAAGTCCCATATTGCAAGCACCGGATCTTTCGAAGCCTTTCGTGCTCCGTACTGATGCCTCAAGCACAAGCATCGGCGCAGTGCTTCTGCAAAACAgtggggacgatattttacatccgGTTGCTTATGCTAGTCGCAATCTGCTGCCTAGAGAGGCCCGCTATTCCACAATAGAGCGTGAATGCTTAGCGCTCGTGTGGGCTGTTCAGAAGTTCCACATTTACTTATGCGGCAAACCCTTCATTATTCAGTGCAACCACCAGCCACTCCGGTACTTGCAGTCAGCCAAACACGTCAATAATCGAGTGTTACGATGGAGCATACTAATGCAAGAGTACAGCTTTACCGTAGAATACATAAAAGGCTCAGACAATGTAGGAGCGGACTACTTAAGTCGCATCTGA